The genomic region CGCAGCCGCGGCGTGCGGCGTGCCGGCGTCCCGGGCGCCCACACCGCGACGCCGCCGTCCCGGCCGGCGGAGGCCAGCAGGTCGCCGGTGGGTTGCCAGGCGAGCGCACTCAGCTGCGCGTCGTGCCCGGGCAGTCGCCGGGGGGCCCGCCCCATGGGCCCGGGGCCGGAGAAGTCCCACAGGTGGACCTCGTTCGTGCCCCCGTTGGCCATCCACCGGCTGGTGCGGTCGAAGGCGAGGATGTCGACCTTCTCGGGGTACCCGGTCATCTCGGCGTCCTCGCCCGACCACAGCCGCCAGACGTGCACGCTGGCGTCCTGGTTGCCCGACGCCACCCAGCGCCCGTCCGGGCTGACGCGGGCCAGGAGGAGCGAGCCCTTCCAGTCGAACACCCGTACCGGGTCGGCCGCCGGTCTCGCGGCTGCGTACCAGCGCAACCCGCCGTAGGCCGCGGCGCCGACCCGGTTGCCGTCGCGGCTCCAGACCACGTCGGTGACCGTGCTGGGCTGGGCGTCCCAGCGCGCCACGAGGGCACCGTCGGCGGCGAGCAGCACCAGGCTGCGGCCGGCCCCGACGGCCAGGTGGCCGCCGGAGCGCGACCAGGCCAGCGCCTGCACCCAGCCGCCGACGTCGACGTACGTCGGCACAGTGCGGTCGGTGCCGAGCAGGGCCACGCGGCCGTCGGCGCCGCCGGTGGCCAGGACCGATCCGCCGGGTTGCCAGGCGAGCGCGAACGCCCCGCCGTCGTGGCGGGGGCCGGGGTCCAGGACGACGCCGTCGCGGCCGTCGAGCAGGGTGACCTGCCCCCCGAGGTCGGCCACGGCGATCCGCGCGTCGTCGGCCGACCAGCCGACGACGCTGATCGACTCCTCGACCTGCGCCCGCCAGGCGGTGGCCTCCTTCGTCGGGCTGGTCACGCCGGCACCGGCTGTGCCAGGCAGCCGCGCAGGCCGGCTTCGAGCGCGGCACGGTCCAGGTTCCGGCCGATGAAGACCGCCTTGCTGACCTTGTCCTCGCCACCCCACGGGACGCCCTGCGTGCCGTCGAAGAGCATGTGCACGCCCTGGAAGACGTAGCGCTCGGGCATGCCGCGGACGGCGAGGATCCCCTTGCTGCGGAAGATGTCGGCGCCCTTGGTCGCCAGCAACTCGCCGAGCCAGGCGTTGAGCTTCTCGATCTCCAGCTCGCCAGGGAGCTCGATGCCGACGCTGCCGACCGACGTGTCGTGCTGGTGCTCCCCCTCCTCGAGGAAGGCCGGGTCGAGGTCGAGCGCGCGGGAGAGGTCGAAGCCGCCGACGTCGAGCACGGCGGCGAGGTCGACGTCGGCCTGGACCGCCTCGTGGATCTCGGCGAGCGCGTTGATCTCGCGGACCCGGCGACGCACCTCGGCCAGCTGCGCTCCGTCGACCAGGTCGGTCTTGTTCAGCACGATGCGATCGGCGAAGGCGATCTGCTCGACCGCCTCGTTCTCGACACCGTCGGGCTTCTCGTCGTCGAGGTGGGGCAGCAGATGGGCGGCGTCGACGAGGGTGACGATGCCGTCGAGACGCAGCTGGCTGCCGATCTCGTCGTCCATGAAGAAGGTTTGCGCCACGGGGGCGGGGTCGGCCAGTCCGGTGGTCTCGATGAGGATGCGGTCGAACTTCTCTCTGCGCCGCATCAGGGTGCCGAGAATGCGGATGAGGTCACCCCGCACCGTGCAGCAGATGCACCCGTTGTTCATCTCGAACACCTCCTCCTCGGCGTCGATGACCAGCGCGTCGTCGATGCCGATCTCGCCGAACTCGTTCTCGATGACGGCGATCCGCTGTCCGTGCTGCTCGGTGAGGATGCGGTTGAGCAAGGTCGTCTTGCCCGAGCCGAGGAACCCGGTGAGAACGGTCACCGGGACGGTGGACGGTGAGGTCATGAGGCACTCCTGTCGAGGCCGGAGGACACCGGGATGGCGAAGGCCGCCTGCACGTCGGCCACCGTGATGCGGTCAGCCGGCAGCGGGATGGTCCGATGCACGGTGGTTTTCGGGGTGAGGACCGCGAGAACCGTCTCGACCGGTGCGCAGCCGGCGTCCGGGCAGGCGAGCTGGGCGACGCTGACGACCACCTCGTCGTCCAGGCGCAGGCAGGTGCGCACCCAGTGGCGCAGACGGCCGACGACGTCCGGTGGCAGGCGGTCAGGGCGCCGCGCGGCGTTGGGAGGGGAAATCATGACGGACAGCGTAGTCAAGAATGATTCTCGAAATCATCTGACCTACCGCGAGGGTCGGCTAGGGACGTGCGAGAATGATTCCCATGACTCTTCGCACGGCACGATGGACCACCCTGGCGGCCGGGTCCGCAGCGACTCTGCTGATCGCGGGATGCGGGGGCGGCGGGGGCTCCCCGGAGAACGCCGCCACCTCGGGCGAGGGCCTCACCGTCCTCGCCGGGTTCTACCCCCTGGAGTGGGCTGCGAGCCGGGTCGGGGGGGACCTGGCATCGGTCTCATCGCTCACCCCGGCTGGAGCGGAGGCGCACGACCTCGAGCTGACCCCGCAGGACGTCGCCGCGGTCTCGGAGGCCGACCTGCTCGTCTACATCGAAGGGTTCCAGCCGGCCCTGGACGAAGCCGCCGAGAGCGAGGCACGTGAGGCGGCGTGGGATGCCGGCCAGGCAGCGAGCCTGACGCTCACCGCCGAGGAGGACGAGGACGGTCACGGCGCCGAGGACCAGCACGCCGACGAGGAGGAGGAGCACGCCGACGAGGGCGAGATCGTCGATCCGCACTTCTGGCTCGACCCGACGCGTCTGGCCGACGTCGGCGACGCCCTGGCCGAGCGCATGGGCGAGCTGGACCCCGACAACGCCGCCGCCTACGCGGAGAACGCGGTCGCGCTGCGCGCCGACCTCGAGGAGCTCGACGGCGAAATGCAGGAGGCGTTGTCGGGCTGCGCGATCAACACGCTCGTCACCTCCCACGATGCCTTCGGTTACCTCGCCGACCGGTACGGGTTCGAGGTGGTTGGCATCAGCGGACTGGACCCCTCCGAGGAGCCGAGCCCCGCACAGATGGCCGAGATCGCCGAGCTCGTGCAGGAGCGAGGCGCGACCACCGTGTACACCGAGACGCTGGTCGACCCGGCCGTGGCCGAGACGGTCGCCGCCGAGGCCGGGGTCGGGACCGCCGTGCTGGACCCCCTGGAGGGGCTGACCGACGAGTCCGCGGGCGACGACTACCTCGAGGTCATGCGGGCCAACCTGGAGACCCTGCGCGAAGGCCAGTCCTGCGCATGAGCTCCACCCGGGCCGCGGAGCCGGCGGTCGGTGACGCGTTCCGGCTCCGCGGCGCGAGCATCGGCTACGGCGACGTGCCGGTCGTGAAGGACGTCGATCTGACCGTGGCCCGTGGCGAGGCGGTGGCCGTGCTCGGGTCCAACGGCTCGGGCAAGACCACGCTCGTCCGGGGTCTGCTCGGTCTCGCCGCCGTGCTCGGCGGCGAGGTGCGCGTGCTGGGTCATCCGGTCGGGCACGCTAGGGTGCGCCGAGCCATCGGCTATGTGCCGCAACGGCACACCGTCACCGGGGCCGTCCCGGCCACCGTGCGCGAGGTGGTCAGCGTGGGCCGGCTGGCGCGGCTGGGCGTGTTGCGCCGGCCGGGCGCGGCCGACCGCGCCGCCGTGGCCAACGCCGTGGCGGCCGTCGGCCTCGCCGACCGGCTCCGCGACCCGGTCGCCTCGCTCTCCGGAGGTCAACAGCGCCGCGTCCTCGTTGCTCGGGCACTGGCCGCCGAGCCCGAACTGCTCGTCATGGACGAGCCCACCGCCGGCGTCGACGCGGCCAGTCAGGCGACCCTGGCAGCTGTGCTGGCCCGGGTCGCCGCCACGGGGACGACACTGGTCGTCGTGACCCACGAGCCCGGGGCCCTGGCTGACGTCCTCACCCGCGCCGTCGTGGCCGATCACGGGCGGATCAGCTACGACGGCCCGCTCGCTGGAGCCGACGGCTTCGCCAGCAGTGATCACCACCATCCGCCGACGGGACCGGCCGGTGACTATTTGGAGCCCGAGCACCTCCGCTTGCGCGCCTCGGGACGGGAGTACTGACGTGGAGGTTCTCGAGTACGGCTTCATGCAGCGCGCCCTGCTGGCCTCGCTGATGGTCGGGCTGGCCGCGCCGGCTGTCGGCATCTTTCTGGTGCAGCGGCGCCTGTCACTGCTCGGCGACGGTCTCGGGCACATGGCGGTCACCGGCGTCGCCGTCGGCGTCCTCACCGCCACCGCACCGGTCGCGTCCGCGCTCGTCGCCGCCGTGCTGGGCGCCGTGCTCATCGAGCTGGTCCGCGCGCGCGGGCGGACCAGCGGTGACGTGGCCCTCGCCGTCCTGTTCTACGGCGGCATCGCCGGCGGCGTCGTCCTGCTGAGCCTGGCGCCTCGCGGGCAGTCGACCAACCTGGACGCCTATCTCTTCGGGGCGATCACCACCACCAGCCCGCAGGACGTGGCGGCCTTCGCCGTCATCACGGTCGTCGTCATCGGCGTGATGTGGCTGCTCGGGCAGCGGTTGTACGCCGTTAGCGACGACGAGGAGTACGCGCGGGCCGTCGGCCTGCCGGTGCTCGCGCTCAACATCGTGCTGGCCGCTCTGGTGGCCGCCACCGTGGTGCTGTCCATGCGCGTGGTCGGCCTGCTGCTCATCAGCGCGCTCATGATCGTGCCGAGCGCCATCGCCCAGCTGGTGGCCCGGAGCTTCCGCCAGGCCGTCCTGCTGGCCTGCGGCGTCGGTCTGCTGGTCAGCCTCTCGGGCACCACGGCGTCCTACTACACCGGAACGCCGTCCGGAGGCACGATCGTGCTGCTCGCCATCGGGCTGTTCCTGGTGGTGACCGCCGGCGTCAGCCTGCGCGACGCGCTGAGGCACCGCCGGCACCGGCGCCGCACGAGGATCCACGCGGCCCATCCGCATGAGCACGGCTCCGGCTGCGGACACGCGGGGGTACCGCACGACGACCACGTCGACTACGACCATGATGGTCACCTGCACGCACCGCATACCACCCGCGGCGGCGTGCACTACGACGAGCACGGCGACCGGCAGGTGACCGCGTCGCCCACGGGACGGAGGGCGCCATGACCGCGGTCGACGGGCCCGATCCCGCTCCTCGCCGGGTGACCCGGCAGCGCACCGCCCTGGTCGGACTGCTGGACGAGCTCGACGACTTCCGCACCGCACAGGACCTCCACGCGCTGCTGCGCGAACGCGGCGAGGGCGTCGGCCTGGCGACGGTGTACCGCACCCTGCAGTCGCTGGTCGACGACGGACAGGTCGACGTCCTGCGCAGCGACGACGGCGAAGCCGCCTACCGGAGCTGCTCCCCCGCGCACCACCATCACCTGGTGTGCCGGTCCTGCGGCAGGACCGTGGAGGTCGCCGATCCCCCGGTCGAACGCTGGGCCGCGAAGATCGCCGCCGAGCACGGCTTCGCCGACGTGGCGCACCATCTGGAAGTCTTCGGCACCTGCGCGACGTGCGCCACGCCGCGCTGAACCGGCTGACCGCAATCAGCCGTCAACGGGAGGCCGCCGCCCGTCCGCCAGCCGAGGCGGCGGCCCGACCCCGACGACCGCGTCGGCCAGCGCCGGGGGCACGGCCAGGTCGGGGCGCAGCCGCGGCGGCGGGCCACCGGCGCGCACCCACTCGACGAGCGCGCCGGCCCGGCCGCGGTCGTCGACCCCG from Blastococcus colisei harbors:
- a CDS encoding WD40 repeat domain-containing protein, which gives rise to MTSPTKEATAWRAQVEESISVVGWSADDARIAVADLGGQVTLLDGRDGVVLDPGPRHDGGAFALAWQPGGSVLATGGADGRVALLGTDRTVPTYVDVGGWVQALAWSRSGGHLAVGAGRSLVLLAADGALVARWDAQPSTVTDVVWSRDGNRVGAAAYGGLRWYAAARPAADPVRVFDWKGSLLLARVSPDGRWVASGNQDASVHVWRLWSGEDAEMTGYPEKVDILAFDRTSRWMANGGTNEVHLWDFSGPGPMGRAPRRLPGHDAQLSALAWQPTGDLLASAGRDGGVAVWAPGTPARRTPRLRLDARSRVTSLAWSPDGTRVAAATVDGALLAVTPS
- a CDS encoding CobW family GTP-binding protein; the protein is MTSPSTVPVTVLTGFLGSGKTTLLNRILTEQHGQRIAVIENEFGEIGIDDALVIDAEEEVFEMNNGCICCTVRGDLIRILGTLMRRREKFDRILIETTGLADPAPVAQTFFMDDEIGSQLRLDGIVTLVDAAHLLPHLDDEKPDGVENEAVEQIAFADRIVLNKTDLVDGAQLAEVRRRVREINALAEIHEAVQADVDLAAVLDVGGFDLSRALDLDPAFLEEGEHQHDTSVGSVGIELPGELEIEKLNAWLGELLATKGADIFRSKGILAVRGMPERYVFQGVHMLFDGTQGVPWGGEDKVSKAVFIGRNLDRAALEAGLRGCLAQPVPA
- a CDS encoding metal ABC transporter substrate-binding protein; the encoded protein is MTLRTARWTTLAAGSAATLLIAGCGGGGGSPENAATSGEGLTVLAGFYPLEWAASRVGGDLASVSSLTPAGAEAHDLELTPQDVAAVSEADLLVYIEGFQPALDEAAESEAREAAWDAGQAASLTLTAEEDEDGHGAEDQHADEEEEHADEGEIVDPHFWLDPTRLADVGDALAERMGELDPDNAAAYAENAVALRADLEELDGEMQEALSGCAINTLVTSHDAFGYLADRYGFEVVGISGLDPSEEPSPAQMAEIAELVQERGATTVYTETLVDPAVAETVAAEAGVGTAVLDPLEGLTDESAGDDYLEVMRANLETLREGQSCA
- a CDS encoding metal ABC transporter ATP-binding protein, producing MSSTRAAEPAVGDAFRLRGASIGYGDVPVVKDVDLTVARGEAVAVLGSNGSGKTTLVRGLLGLAAVLGGEVRVLGHPVGHARVRRAIGYVPQRHTVTGAVPATVREVVSVGRLARLGVLRRPGAADRAAVANAVAAVGLADRLRDPVASLSGGQQRRVLVARALAAEPELLVMDEPTAGVDAASQATLAAVLARVAATGTTLVVVTHEPGALADVLTRAVVADHGRISYDGPLAGADGFASSDHHHPPTGPAGDYLEPEHLRLRASGREY
- a CDS encoding metal ABC transporter permease translates to MEVLEYGFMQRALLASLMVGLAAPAVGIFLVQRRLSLLGDGLGHMAVTGVAVGVLTATAPVASALVAAVLGAVLIELVRARGRTSGDVALAVLFYGGIAGGVVLLSLAPRGQSTNLDAYLFGAITTTSPQDVAAFAVITVVVIGVMWLLGQRLYAVSDDEEYARAVGLPVLALNIVLAALVAATVVLSMRVVGLLLISALMIVPSAIAQLVARSFRQAVLLACGVGLLVSLSGTTASYYTGTPSGGTIVLLAIGLFLVVTAGVSLRDALRHRRHRRRTRIHAAHPHEHGSGCGHAGVPHDDHVDYDHDGHLHAPHTTRGGVHYDEHGDRQVTASPTGRRAP
- a CDS encoding Fur family transcriptional regulator encodes the protein MTAVDGPDPAPRRVTRQRTALVGLLDELDDFRTAQDLHALLRERGEGVGLATVYRTLQSLVDDGQVDVLRSDDGEAAYRSCSPAHHHHLVCRSCGRTVEVADPPVERWAAKIAAEHGFADVAHHLEVFGTCATCATPR